The Tumebacillus amylolyticus genome contains a region encoding:
- a CDS encoding YheC/YheD family protein gives MRIGFLGTRKNPAKIKKLFAFAVVAKGEGYNFFYFTPGRVDLKNRTIEGLFYQDGQWVSQTTPFPDVIYNDSYPSSEAGEHIVETLRESIPFTAHSIGDKMTVYERLRDGKVFDKYLIPSLECTQPKEVLDFVKQNGHCVFKPVWGHQGNGVVEIKRQLGSWMVKDLEMTNLYTKEEMVNFLQERLAEIPHIIQKFIVTRTQSGQAYDFRIHVQKNGDGRWVNTCLYPRIAPPGSFIANLSGGGYTTITKFFCETEYGENAYDMQRTLEKFGVQLARHMDEIYQESFDELGIDIGVDVDKSIWIYEINWKPGVPPIFYLELDVARNSLRYAAYLAGLK, from the coding sequence ATGAGAATCGGGTTCTTAGGCACGCGAAAAAACCCAGCGAAGATTAAAAAATTGTTTGCCTTTGCTGTCGTCGCCAAAGGGGAAGGCTACAACTTTTTCTATTTCACACCGGGACGCGTCGATTTGAAGAATCGCACGATCGAAGGGCTGTTCTACCAAGACGGCCAATGGGTGTCGCAAACAACGCCGTTTCCCGATGTGATCTACAACGACTCCTACCCCAGTTCTGAAGCCGGTGAACACATCGTCGAGACCTTGCGCGAAAGTATTCCTTTCACCGCACACTCCATCGGTGACAAAATGACCGTCTACGAACGCTTGCGTGATGGAAAGGTCTTTGATAAGTACCTCATTCCCTCGCTGGAATGCACCCAACCGAAGGAAGTCCTCGATTTCGTCAAACAGAACGGACACTGTGTGTTCAAACCCGTCTGGGGACATCAAGGGAACGGTGTCGTCGAAATCAAGCGACAACTGGGAAGTTGGATGGTCAAAGATCTCGAGATGACGAACTTGTATACCAAAGAAGAGATGGTCAACTTTTTACAAGAACGGCTGGCGGAAATTCCCCATATCATCCAAAAGTTCATCGTCACGCGAACGCAATCGGGTCAAGCGTACGACTTTCGCATTCATGTGCAAAAAAACGGCGACGGCAGGTGGGTCAACACCTGCCTCTACCCGCGCATCGCGCCTCCGGGCAGTTTTATCGCGAATCTAAGCGGGGGCGGGTACACGACGATCACTAAGTTTTTCTGTGAAACGGAGTATGGAGAAAACGCCTACGACATGCAGCGGACGCTCGAAAAATTCGGAGTGCAACTGGCTCGTCACATGGATGAAATCTACCAAGAGTCTTTTGACGAACTCGGGATTGACATCGGAGTCGACGTCGACAAGTCGATCTGGATCTACGAAATCAACTGGAAGCCGGGCGTCCCTCCGATTTTTTACTTGGAGCTGGATGTGGCGCGGAACTCGCTCCGGTATGCGGCTTACCTGGCCGGGTTGAAATGA
- a CDS encoding ATP-grasp domain-containing protein, whose amino-acid sequence MKAIVFLDSNKSGSSREAIRAADRLGYVTILITDRQSFLTKRQEFPDVHRMIYKNLNDMEDLRKQLRDLQEQGFKIELVVSFVERRVHAAALLNLECTESTQSVEAIPVMENKIKTREALRDTPYGLAFSTLENSEDILSFLTELENQLPLIIKNPNSTGSKDVIKVNNYNQLVRETHRLQKRYPGDPILFEEVVDGPQYLVEALVEDGVVHIAAVIEQDITTGSRFIITGYSVMPTHDAEFAFSLVEAVTDIITTVGLERGPCHLEMRLCEGQWKLIEINPRISGGAMNAMIEAAFGTSLVEETLKLLLGLKIDLSHRIERHIYTHYITVEETGRLERVTGRRKASAMPGVLEVFVKPRKGQMLYEPESMGHRYAYVIATGETAEEAKQNAINAGAHIQFEVYER is encoded by the coding sequence TTGAAGGCGATTGTCTTTCTGGATTCGAATAAGTCAGGTTCGAGTCGTGAAGCCATCCGAGCAGCAGACCGGCTCGGGTATGTGACGATCCTCATCACCGACAGGCAAAGTTTCTTGACGAAACGACAGGAATTCCCGGATGTCCACCGCATGATCTACAAAAACTTGAACGACATGGAGGATTTGCGCAAACAACTCCGTGACCTCCAAGAGCAAGGCTTCAAGATTGAACTGGTCGTCAGTTTCGTCGAACGCCGCGTTCATGCCGCTGCGTTGCTCAATCTTGAATGTACCGAATCAACCCAGAGCGTGGAAGCCATTCCCGTGATGGAAAACAAAATCAAAACGCGTGAAGCCCTTCGAGATACCCCCTACGGCCTTGCGTTCTCCACCCTGGAAAATTCAGAAGACATTCTCTCGTTCCTCACCGAACTGGAAAACCAACTCCCGCTCATCATCAAAAACCCCAACTCAACCGGCTCCAAAGACGTCATCAAAGTCAACAACTACAACCAACTGGTCAGAGAAACGCACCGTCTGCAAAAAAGGTACCCGGGGGACCCCATTCTGTTTGAAGAAGTGGTGGACGGCCCGCAGTATTTAGTCGAGGCTCTCGTGGAGGACGGTGTGGTCCACATCGCAGCCGTCATCGAGCAAGACATCACAACCGGGTCGCGCTTCATCATCACCGGCTACTCGGTCATGCCCACACACGATGCGGAATTTGCGTTTTCGCTCGTTGAAGCGGTCACCGATATCATCACGACGGTCGGTCTGGAGAGAGGTCCCTGCCACTTGGAGATGCGGCTCTGTGAAGGTCAATGGAAGTTGATCGAGATCAACCCGCGCATTTCCGGCGGCGCCATGAACGCGATGATCGAAGCTGCGTTTGGCACTTCGCTGGTCGAAGAAACGCTCAAACTCCTGCTGGGTCTCAAGATCGACCTCAGTCACCGCATCGAGCGTCATATCTACACACACTACATCACTGTCGAAGAAACCGGTCGCTTGGAACGCGTGACAGGACGACGCAAAGCGTCCGCGATGCCGGGTGTTCTCGAGGTTTTCGTCAAACCTCGCAAAGGGCAGATGCTCTACGAACCGGAATCGATGGGGCATCGCTATGCCTATGTCATCGCCACCGGAGAAACGGCTGAAGAAGCCAAACAAAATGCAATCAACGCCGGCGCTCACATCCAATTTGAAGTATACGAGAGGTGA
- a CDS encoding phosphotransferase enzyme family protein, whose protein sequence is MSHETTALLNDSVLETAARPFDVDCKNLQDLGGNVNFVYACEKDAKPCILRLTHDSRRKLPDFQAEAHFVNYLAENGASVSRVIPARDGSLAVQAENGFSAVLFEKAPGRLLPFQDWTPEFYVAWGEMMGRFHALARTYTPDPQFKRNAWHEEEWLQVDTFIPATETLVLQKAHQLLNDLHRMPTSADSYGLVHNDLHARNFLMTDDGKLTAFDFDDCCYNWFAGDIANVLYYAVGRLSRPPGRGAGEREFMQHFLTYFLEGYRTQNEPDDSWWAVMPHFLKLRRVLLYVYYHKELDMANLSPEMAGVVERTRRDIEEDFPITSFCF, encoded by the coding sequence ATGAGCCACGAAACCACCGCACTGCTAAACGACTCTGTATTGGAAACGGCGGCAAGGCCGTTTGACGTAGATTGCAAAAACCTGCAAGACCTCGGCGGCAACGTCAATTTCGTCTATGCGTGTGAAAAAGACGCCAAGCCCTGCATCTTGCGCCTCACCCACGACTCGCGCCGTAAGTTGCCGGATTTCCAAGCGGAGGCGCACTTCGTGAACTATCTCGCGGAGAACGGTGCTTCCGTCTCGCGCGTGATCCCGGCACGAGACGGCTCACTCGCAGTCCAAGCCGAAAACGGATTCTCCGCTGTTCTGTTCGAAAAAGCGCCGGGTCGACTTCTCCCGTTTCAAGACTGGACGCCTGAGTTTTACGTCGCATGGGGCGAGATGATGGGCCGGTTTCACGCACTTGCCCGCACCTACACGCCCGATCCGCAGTTCAAGCGCAACGCATGGCACGAGGAGGAATGGTTGCAAGTTGACACCTTCATCCCGGCAACGGAAACCCTCGTGCTTCAAAAAGCGCATCAACTGCTCAACGACCTGCACCGCATGCCTACTTCTGCGGATTCCTACGGGCTCGTTCACAATGACTTGCACGCCCGAAATTTCCTCATGACCGATGACGGGAAACTCACCGCGTTCGACTTCGACGATTGCTGCTACAACTGGTTTGCCGGCGACATCGCCAACGTCCTGTACTACGCAGTGGGTCGGCTGTCGCGACCGCCTGGTCGGGGAGCGGGGGAGCGTGAGTTCATGCAACACTTCCTCACGTATTTCTTGGAGGGCTACCGCACGCAAAACGAGCCGGATGACTCGTGGTGGGCTGTGATGCCGCATTTTTTGAAGCTCCGAAGGGTCTTGCTGTACGTGTACTACCACAAGGAACTCGATATGGCGAATCTCTCTCCGGAGATGGCCGGAGTGGTGGAACGGACCCGTCGCGACATCGAGGAAGATTTCCCGATTACATCGTTTTGCTTTTAG
- a CDS encoding DUF3231 family protein — MTTLIEAITSIAKGFLDEEPKPPLHVGEVMALWTALALHQEGYSMYELAMNTTTDPDLLHALRKARESSAEDIHSIKEFLVKEGVPLPTTSEPKPHANPNAIPYGVKLTDDEICNLISAKVASSIALCGSGIAESVRADVGYLFLQSMVRLMKFGAPLRVLMRERGWIKIPPYYYPPGGIPNQ; from the coding sequence ATGACCACTCTCATAGAAGCGATAACGAGCATTGCCAAGGGTTTTTTGGACGAAGAACCGAAACCCCCGCTTCACGTCGGGGAAGTCATGGCGCTGTGGACCGCACTGGCGTTGCATCAAGAAGGGTACTCGATGTACGAGTTAGCGATGAATACGACCACCGATCCGGACTTGCTCCATGCTCTTCGAAAAGCCCGCGAAAGCTCCGCGGAGGACATTCACAGCATCAAGGAATTCCTCGTCAAGGAGGGGGTTCCTCTGCCGACGACCTCCGAACCCAAGCCCCACGCAAATCCGAATGCCATTCCCTATGGAGTGAAATTGACAGACGACGAGATTTGCAATCTGATCTCTGCCAAGGTGGCTTCCAGCATCGCGCTGTGTGGAAGCGGTATCGCAGAGTCGGTACGTGCTGACGTGGGATATCTATTCCTGCAATCGATGGTCAGATTGATGAAGTTCGGGGCTCCGCTTCGTGTTTTGATGAGGGAACGCGGTTGGATCAAGATCCCTCCGTACTACTATCCGCCCGGTGGAATCCCCAACCAATAG
- the ylbJ gene encoding sporulation integral membrane protein YlbJ: MRVATFFQRSVWGGLLVVLAAFMVGNLQLVYEAGLQGLKIWWDIVFPAVFPVLVLSEFMVGLGIVHFLGVLLEPIMRPLFRVPGSGGFAMAMGFISSYPVGARLAALLRSEKLVTRSEGERLLCIASTADPMFILVAISVGVFKDATLGVVIAAANFAGAILLGFLLRYHDRGGESSAQIKDQKSSLVLRAFRRMHDAQIEEKRRMIEILSDAVTNAFKTLFGIGAFMIVFSVVIQFVSTGAISEILTAPLAWMLSVMHLPEALAHSLVVGFLEVTQSMRRIADAIGPDIKSKIVVASGLVAWGGISVHMQVASIISSTDIRYKPYFLYKIVHAFLAAVLAFFLWEPLRGTEAATSEAVSVFAYQHSDSLQAGWTFVYGWDLGLLGLVMGGFVLFAALVKALSKLRFF; the protein is encoded by the coding sequence ATGAGAGTCGCAACCTTTTTTCAAAGAAGTGTGTGGGGCGGCCTCTTGGTCGTGCTGGCGGCGTTCATGGTGGGCAATCTGCAATTGGTTTATGAAGCGGGACTGCAAGGGTTGAAGATTTGGTGGGACATCGTGTTTCCGGCCGTTTTTCCCGTGTTGGTGTTGTCTGAATTCATGGTTGGACTGGGCATCGTACACTTTTTGGGCGTGTTGCTCGAACCGATTATGCGGCCGCTTTTTCGAGTGCCGGGCTCGGGGGGCTTTGCGATGGCGATGGGCTTCATCTCCTCCTACCCTGTAGGGGCGCGGCTGGCGGCGTTGCTCAGAAGTGAAAAACTGGTCACGCGCTCCGAAGGGGAGCGGTTGTTATGCATCGCAAGCACGGCAGACCCGATGTTCATCTTGGTCGCGATCTCGGTGGGGGTCTTCAAGGACGCCACGCTTGGGGTCGTGATTGCAGCGGCCAACTTTGCCGGTGCCATTTTGCTCGGCTTTTTGTTGCGCTACCATGACCGCGGCGGGGAGAGTTCCGCGCAGATCAAAGATCAGAAATCCTCGCTGGTGCTCCGCGCCTTTCGCCGGATGCACGACGCACAGATTGAAGAAAAGCGCCGGATGATCGAAATTTTGTCCGATGCGGTGACCAATGCGTTCAAGACGTTGTTTGGCATCGGGGCGTTCATGATCGTGTTCTCGGTGGTGATTCAATTTGTCTCGACGGGGGCAATCTCGGAGATCTTGACGGCACCGCTTGCGTGGATGCTGTCTGTGATGCACCTGCCGGAAGCGTTGGCGCACTCGTTGGTCGTCGGCTTCTTGGAAGTTACGCAAAGCATGCGCCGCATTGCAGATGCGATCGGCCCGGACATCAAGTCCAAGATCGTCGTCGCGTCCGGGTTGGTCGCATGGGGCGGCATCTCCGTTCACATGCAAGTTGCGAGCATCATCTCGTCCACAGACATTCGCTACAAGCCGTACTTTCTCTATAAAATCGTCCACGCCTTCCTCGCGGCGGTTCTGGCGTTTTTCCTCTGGGAGCCGTTGCGCGGCACGGAAGCTGCGACGAGCGAAGCGGTTTCTGTATTTGCCTATCAACACAGCGATTCGTTGCAGGCAGGCTGGACGTTCGTCTATGGCTGGGACTTGGGGTTGTTGGGGCTGGTTATGGGCGGATTCGTGCTGTTTGCGGCATTGGTGAAAGCTCTGTCAAAACTCCGTTTTTTCTGA
- a CDS encoding DeoR/GlpR family DNA-binding transcription regulator: protein MFGEERKAKILEYVTAHSRVTVQEVSAQFGVSESTVRRDLQELEEAKLVRRTHGGAMSLKVVNHEPTFGEKEDASHPEKEAIARRALEMIQEGDTILIDGGTTTYSLVKKLRKFSKLTVVTNSLLFPQELQSVPGIEVLLIGGLLRQETLSFVGPVAEKVLEMVRVDKAFIGTNGLDLVHGLTTPNLTEASTKRKMIEVAQEVILLTDSSKIGHVTFAKFADLAHIDKLITDAGVSETLLSRLREADIDTYVVQP from the coding sequence ATGTTTGGAGAGGAACGCAAAGCCAAGATCTTGGAGTACGTCACCGCTCATTCGCGCGTGACCGTGCAGGAAGTCAGCGCTCAATTCGGGGTTTCCGAATCGACGGTGCGCCGCGACCTGCAAGAGTTAGAAGAAGCAAAACTGGTACGACGCACGCATGGGGGTGCGATGTCGCTGAAAGTCGTCAACCACGAGCCGACGTTCGGGGAGAAAGAGGACGCCTCTCACCCTGAGAAGGAAGCGATTGCAAGGCGAGCGCTTGAGATGATTCAGGAGGGCGACACGATCCTCATCGACGGCGGGACGACCACCTACAGCCTCGTCAAGAAACTGCGCAAGTTCTCCAAGCTCACCGTGGTCACGAACTCCCTGCTGTTCCCGCAAGAATTGCAGAGCGTGCCGGGCATTGAAGTGCTGTTGATCGGCGGATTGCTGCGCCAAGAGACCCTGTCGTTCGTCGGGCCGGTCGCAGAAAAAGTTCTGGAAATGGTGCGCGTGGACAAAGCGTTCATCGGCACGAACGGTCTCGATCTCGTACACGGTTTGACGACGCCGAACCTGACCGAAGCGTCGACCAAGCGCAAAATGATCGAAGTTGCGCAAGAAGTCATTTTGCTGACCGATTCGAGCAAGATCGGCCACGTGACGTTCGCCAAATTCGCAGACCTCGCGCACATCGACAAACTGATCACCGATGCCGGTGTGAGTGAAACTCTTCTCAGCCGATTGCGCGAAGCAGACATCGATACGTACGTTGTACAGCCATAG
- the pfkB gene encoding 1-phosphofructokinase codes for MKSTVVTVTLNPALDKTVTVPALEVGGLNRVRQVRIDPGGKGINVAKVLHGFDVDVLATGLIAGGYGERLLAQLDRQGVPHSFVRVPGETRTNLKVYSESDQVTTEINENGFDVQPQSVLEFLNVLEELLSEASYLVLAGSLPKGVSSDIYGQLVELANSKGVRTILDADGDALKKGLEARPYAVKPNLFELQQLTGQGVETLDEIISAGQTLLARGLSLVVVSMGGDGAVFLNKEETYQVKPFPITPQSTVGAGDSMVAALVHGLVTGKSLPELAEWATTAGTVTASKRGTQVCTAEEVQNEVHRVTAKKLVPKA; via the coding sequence ATGAAATCAACTGTTGTTACGGTGACTCTAAATCCCGCACTCGACAAAACCGTAACGGTCCCCGCTCTGGAAGTCGGGGGACTCAATCGCGTCCGGCAAGTTCGGATCGATCCGGGCGGCAAGGGCATCAACGTCGCCAAAGTCTTGCACGGTTTTGACGTTGACGTCCTCGCAACGGGACTGATCGCCGGAGGATACGGCGAGCGCTTGCTGGCTCAACTCGACCGGCAGGGGGTACCGCATTCCTTCGTGCGCGTGCCGGGCGAGACCCGCACGAACTTGAAGGTGTACTCCGAATCGGACCAAGTGACAACTGAAATTAATGAAAACGGTTTCGATGTTCAACCCCAAAGTGTTCTAGAATTTCTGAACGTATTGGAAGAGTTGCTGTCCGAAGCTTCCTACCTCGTCCTCGCCGGAAGTCTTCCCAAGGGAGTGTCGTCCGACATCTACGGGCAGTTGGTGGAGTTGGCAAACTCCAAGGGCGTGCGCACGATCCTCGACGCCGACGGAGACGCGTTGAAAAAAGGCTTGGAAGCCCGTCCCTACGCCGTCAAACCAAACCTCTTCGAACTGCAACAACTGACCGGGCAAGGAGTGGAGACGCTCGACGAGATCATTTCCGCCGGTCAGACGTTGCTCGCACGCGGACTTTCGCTTGTCGTCGTCTCGATGGGCGGAGACGGAGCCGTTTTTTTGAACAAGGAAGAGACCTACCAAGTCAAACCGTTCCCGATCACACCGCAAAGTACGGTTGGGGCCGGAGATTCGATGGTGGCGGCACTTGTTCACGGCTTGGTGACAGGCAAGTCTCTGCCGGAGCTCGCCGAATGGGCCACCACGGCGGGCACGGTCACCGCATCCAAGCGCGGGACGCAAGTTTGCACGGCAGAAGAGGTGCAAAACGAAGTACATCGCGTCACCGCAAAAAAATTGGTACCCAAAGCATGA
- a CDS encoding PTS fructose transporter subunit IIC, which yields MEKKILAVTACPTGIAHTYMAAESLAKAARERDITLKVETRGAMGIENELTQQEIDEAHAIIVAAAIDVDADRFAGKNVVTVPIADAIRNPNGLLDEALAKEAVAAVPVADKQEQIEPKKSELKREKTGAYKHLMNGVSHMLPLVVAGGLIIAISFIFGINAFKEQGTLPAALMNIGSGAAFALMVPILAGFIAFSIAGKPGLAPGLVGGMLASQNGAGFLGGIVAGFLAGYVAKWMRDYIKLPRNFEGLKPILIIPFLSTLVTGLLMVYVIGTPVKAVMDALTAWLTGLSSTNAVFLGLLLGAMMAIDMGGPLNKAAYTFAVGLLGSNVFAPMAAVMAAGMVPPLALWLATLLAPKKFTGEEREAGKAAAVLGISFITEGAIPFAATDPLRVIPSVAVGAAVTGALSMLFDCTLRAPHGGIFVVPIPNAVGHPLLYVLSIVIGTVVAALMLTLLKKRVTA from the coding sequence ATGGAGAAAAAAATACTGGCAGTCACCGCTTGCCCGACCGGGATCGCCCACACCTACATGGCGGCAGAATCTCTGGCGAAAGCAGCACGGGAACGCGACATCACGCTGAAAGTCGAAACCCGTGGGGCGATGGGGATTGAAAATGAACTGACCCAACAAGAAATCGACGAAGCGCACGCGATCATCGTCGCTGCGGCGATCGACGTCGACGCTGACCGTTTTGCAGGGAAAAACGTCGTGACAGTTCCGATTGCAGACGCGATCCGCAACCCGAACGGCCTACTGGACGAAGCGCTTGCCAAGGAAGCCGTCGCAGCAGTTCCTGTTGCCGACAAGCAAGAACAAATCGAACCCAAAAAGTCCGAACTCAAACGCGAAAAAACGGGCGCCTACAAACACCTCATGAACGGTGTCTCGCACATGCTTCCGCTGGTTGTCGCGGGCGGTCTGATCATCGCGATCTCGTTTATCTTCGGCATCAATGCATTTAAGGAACAAGGCACGCTTCCTGCGGCGCTCATGAACATCGGGAGCGGCGCGGCATTTGCCCTCATGGTTCCGATTCTCGCAGGTTTTATCGCATTTTCCATTGCGGGCAAACCGGGCTTGGCACCGGGTCTCGTCGGCGGGATGCTCGCTTCACAGAACGGTGCCGGATTCCTCGGCGGGATTGTAGCCGGTTTCCTCGCGGGGTATGTGGCGAAGTGGATGCGAGACTACATCAAGCTCCCTCGTAACTTTGAAGGTCTGAAACCGATCTTGATCATTCCGTTCCTCTCCACGCTGGTCACAGGTTTGCTCATGGTGTATGTCATCGGGACTCCGGTCAAGGCAGTGATGGATGCACTTACCGCGTGGTTGACCGGTCTGAGCTCCACCAACGCAGTGTTTCTCGGCCTCTTGCTCGGCGCGATGATGGCGATCGACATGGGCGGCCCGCTGAACAAAGCTGCGTATACGTTTGCAGTCGGTTTGCTCGGAAGCAACGTATTCGCTCCGATGGCGGCCGTCATGGCGGCCGGTATGGTTCCTCCGCTGGCCCTGTGGCTCGCCACGCTGCTCGCACCGAAAAAATTCACCGGCGAAGAACGCGAAGCCGGCAAAGCGGCGGCCGTACTCGGCATCTCCTTCATTACCGAAGGCGCGATTCCGTTTGCAGCAACCGATCCGCTTCGCGTCATTCCGTCTGTCGCAGTGGGGGCGGCCGTCACCGGCGCACTGTCGATGCTGTTTGATTGCACGCTCCGTGCCCCGCACGGCGGGATCTTCGTCGTCCCGATTCCGAACGCAGTCGGACATCCGTTGCTCTACGTTCTGTCGATTGTCATCGGTACCGTCGTTGCGGCGCTGATGCTAACCCTTTTGAAAAAACGCGTAACTGCCTAA
- a CDS encoding HPr family phosphocarrier protein, translating into MKSQQVTIQNDQGFHVRPAQLFVQESNKFASHIKLTTEANNTVDGKSILGLMTLGLAQGSKVTIEAEGADEDQALAALVALVESKFGEA; encoded by the coding sequence ATGAAAAGCCAACAAGTCACCATCCAAAACGACCAAGGGTTCCACGTTCGTCCGGCGCAACTGTTCGTGCAAGAGTCGAACAAATTCGCGTCGCACATCAAACTGACCACCGAAGCCAACAACACGGTAGACGGCAAGAGCATCCTCGGCCTCATGACGCTCGGTCTTGCACAAGGAAGCAAAGTGACCATCGAAGCGGAAGGGGCAGACGAAGACCAAGCGCTTGCAGCGCTCGTTGCTCTGGTGGAAAGCAAGTTCGGTGAAGCGTAA
- the ptsP gene encoding phosphoenolpyruvate--protein phosphotransferase, with product MAELRFSGLGVSPGIRIGNVWGYRPGAASVASVADHIEASDVEAEWARLSSAKDQSLSELHALVEKTKETLGEEKATILAGQTSILADPMFYPEIERQIQGQLVPAERAVQNVVASIAALFESMPQEYMRERAADVRDVGNRLLTNLSGGQRVSLSDIREEVVLVADDLTPSDTVQLDKTYILGIITRVGGKTSHTAILAKSLGIPAVLGVGKQIESLQNGDTLLFDGTTGDCILHPDAATVEEYRKSMEAERGELEVLSQFTHQPAISKDGHRIEVAANIGTVAESQMSLEQGAEGIGLFRTEFLFMNATSMPTEEEQFEAYRAVAENLRDHPVVIRTLDIGGDKELSYLELPKELNPFLGYRAIRLCLDRPELLVTQLRAILRASHYGKLKVMFPMISNLDEWRAAKALYRQAQEQLTSENIPFDDAMEVGIMVEIPSAALLADLFAQEVDFFSIGTNDLVQYTVAVDRMNEKVANLYDYFHPSVLRLIKTVIDAAHARGKWVGMCGGMAGDELATPLLLGLGLDEWSMDGGSIAKIKRAVRSLDRAECEQIANSLLSIGTASEIREQLKPYLHR from the coding sequence ATGGCGGAACTTCGATTTAGCGGTCTCGGCGTCTCGCCCGGGATTCGCATCGGCAACGTGTGGGGATACCGACCGGGTGCAGCGTCTGTTGCATCCGTCGCGGACCATATCGAAGCAAGCGATGTAGAAGCGGAATGGGCACGACTCTCCTCTGCCAAGGATCAATCTCTGAGTGAACTGCACGCGCTGGTTGAAAAAACCAAGGAAACTCTCGGCGAAGAAAAAGCGACCATCCTCGCGGGCCAGACGAGCATCCTCGCCGACCCGATGTTCTATCCGGAGATCGAGCGTCAGATTCAAGGACAACTCGTACCGGCAGAACGCGCGGTGCAAAACGTCGTCGCAAGCATCGCGGCGCTTTTTGAAAGCATGCCCCAAGAGTACATGCGCGAACGGGCGGCTGACGTCCGCGATGTGGGCAACCGTTTGCTCACGAACTTGAGCGGTGGACAACGCGTTTCTCTCTCCGACATCCGTGAAGAAGTTGTGCTCGTCGCGGACGACCTGACCCCGTCCGACACCGTGCAACTCGACAAAACCTACATCCTCGGCATCATCACCCGTGTCGGCGGCAAGACGTCGCACACGGCGATCCTCGCCAAGTCGCTTGGCATCCCGGCGGTTTTGGGCGTAGGGAAGCAGATCGAATCCCTTCAAAACGGCGACACCCTGCTGTTTGACGGCACCACGGGAGACTGTATCTTGCATCCTGACGCTGCAACTGTGGAGGAATACCGCAAGAGCATGGAAGCGGAGAGAGGGGAGTTGGAAGTCCTCTCGCAATTCACACACCAACCGGCGATTTCCAAGGACGGCCATCGAATCGAAGTCGCGGCGAACATCGGGACCGTCGCCGAATCTCAGATGTCATTGGAACAGGGAGCCGAGGGGATCGGGCTGTTCCGCACCGAGTTTCTGTTTATGAACGCCACGTCGATGCCGACCGAAGAGGAGCAATTCGAAGCCTACCGAGCGGTCGCAGAGAATCTGCGTGACCATCCGGTCGTCATCCGCACACTGGACATCGGCGGGGACAAGGAGCTCTCCTATCTGGAACTGCCCAAGGAACTCAACCCGTTCCTCGGCTATCGAGCGATCCGCCTGTGCCTTGACCGTCCCGAACTGCTCGTGACGCAACTTCGCGCCATCCTGCGCGCCAGCCACTATGGCAAGCTCAAAGTGATGTTCCCGATGATCTCCAACCTCGACGAGTGGAGAGCGGCGAAAGCACTCTACCGGCAAGCGCAAGAGCAATTGACTTCGGAAAACATCCCGTTTGACGACGCGATGGAAGTCGGGATCATGGTCGAGATTCCGTCGGCTGCACTGTTGGCCGACCTGTTCGCGCAGGAAGTTGACTTTTTCTCCATCGGCACGAACGATTTGGTGCAGTACACCGTCGCCGTGGACCGCATGAACGAGAAAGTCGCGAACCTCTACGACTACTTCCACCCGTCGGTCTTGCGTCTGATCAAGACGGTCATCGACGCCGCACACGCCCGAGGCAAATGGGTCGGCATGTGCGGAGGGATGGCAGGCGATGAGCTGGCAACTCCGCTGTTGCTCGGTCTCGGTCTCGACGAGTGGAGCATGGACGGCGGTTCGATTGCCAAGATCAAGCGTGCGGTTCGTTCCCTGGACCGCGCCGAGTGCGAACAAATTGCGAACTCCTTGCTCTCGATCGGGACGGCATCGGAGATTCGCGAACAACTCAAACCGTACTTGCACCGCTAA